A region from the Methylovorus glucosotrophus genome encodes:
- a CDS encoding FecR family protein — MNNRNALASEAVDPVVLTAIDWMVRLDNGHAPADVKAAFERWIAASDRHQQAWQEMTRALQPASQLQSAQHQSPAQLAVIREVLSAPPSPQRRRLLNGMALVLVGLGTAYLLKRSPTGMALTADIATSTAERKTVILADGSQLTLDAESAIDIHFSAGKRWLTLHAGACIVQVAADPARPFTVATTHGSVTALGTRFMVRRQPDRSLAVVLQHSVLLAAGPHQQVLSEGESAWFDSNGIAPAREDMRSYAAWEDGVLDVRNQSLGEVVDALRAYRKDYLRVSPAASKLRVFGVFQLDDPERSLRTLAQALPIRITHYGPWLTLIDNR; from the coding sequence ATGAACAACAGAAACGCCTTGGCCAGTGAGGCGGTAGATCCCGTGGTACTGACGGCCATCGACTGGATGGTGAGGCTGGACAATGGTCATGCCCCGGCAGACGTGAAAGCGGCGTTTGAGCGCTGGATAGCGGCGAGCGATCGCCACCAACAGGCCTGGCAGGAGATGACGCGCGCCTTGCAACCCGCCAGTCAATTGCAGTCAGCCCAGCATCAGTCACCTGCGCAGCTTGCTGTTATTCGTGAGGTATTAAGCGCGCCACCATCGCCTCAGCGCCGACGCCTGCTTAATGGCATGGCCCTGGTGCTTGTCGGCCTGGGAACCGCTTATCTGCTCAAGCGCTCGCCAACAGGCATGGCGCTGACTGCCGATATCGCGACTAGCACGGCAGAACGAAAAACCGTCATTCTGGCGGATGGCAGCCAATTGACGCTGGATGCCGAGTCGGCCATCGACATTCACTTCAGCGCAGGCAAACGATGGCTCACACTGCATGCTGGCGCCTGCATCGTACAGGTCGCGGCAGATCCGGCTCGCCCCTTCACCGTCGCCACAACTCACGGCTCTGTCACGGCTCTGGGCACTCGCTTTATGGTACGCCGCCAGCCAGATCGCAGCCTCGCCGTGGTGTTGCAGCACAGCGTGCTGCTTGCCGCCGGACCGCACCAGCAAGTCCTGTCAGAAGGCGAGTCCGCCTGGTTCGACAGTAACGGAATTGCACCAGCACGCGAGGACATGCGCTCTTATGCGGCATGGGAGGATGGCGTGCTTGATGTACGCAACCAGTCACTGGGCGAGGTCGTGGATGCGCTGCGCGCCTATCGCAAGGATTATCTGCGAGTATCGCCTGCGGCATCGAAACTGCGGGTATTCGGAGTATTTCAGTTGGATGACCCAGAGCGCAGCCTGCGTACGCTGGCGCAAGCCCTGCCCATACGCATCACGCACTATGGGCCATGGCTGACGCTCATTGATAACCGTTGA
- the pqqA gene encoding pyrroloquinoline quinone precursor peptide PqqA — MWTKPEATEMRFGFEVTMYVCNR; from the coding sequence ATGTGGACCAAACCAGAAGCTACCGAAATGCGTTTTGGCTTTGAAGTAACGATGTACGTTTGCAATCGCTAA
- the ybaL gene encoding YbaL family putative K(+) efflux transporter: MDHNITLISTVAAGFGLALVFGFIAEKIKLPALVGYLLAGILIGPATPGFVADTGIASQLSEIGVMLLMFGVGLHFSIADLMAVKRIALPGAVVQMTLATVLGASVAYWWGWTLGEGLIFGLALSCASTVVLLKALEARGIVDSMNGKIAVGWLVVEDLATVLVLVLMPPLAGILGGTAQVESAAPLWQTIGFTLLQVSFFIAFMLVAGKRLLPWLLWHVAKTGSRELFTLAVIAAAISIAFGAAKLFSVSFALGAFFAGMVMRESEFSHRAAEESLPLRDSFAVLFFVSVGMLFDPVILVKEPFSVLAVVAIIIVGKSIAAMAIVLAFRYPLNTALTVAASLAQIGEFSFILAGLGMSLGILPAEGMSLVLAGALISIALNPLVFSMAKPIEKWLLSFSKLARHLDRRTDPFAELPMSTERKLLEGQVVLVGYGRVGRRIAQALTEQGIPFVIAEQNREIVEGLRKKGIAAVSGNAADPAVLVQAHIQNASMLVIATPETIDFRKMSEAASTLQPSIEIVVRTHNEEESTLLRKDGVGTVFYGEEELAKGMTKHILDRFVQS; this comes from the coding sequence ATGGACCATAACATCACTCTCATCTCCACCGTTGCGGCGGGCTTCGGCCTGGCGCTGGTGTTCGGCTTTATTGCTGAAAAAATCAAGTTGCCCGCTCTGGTGGGCTATCTATTGGCCGGTATTCTGATTGGCCCGGCCACCCCAGGCTTTGTTGCCGATACCGGCATCGCTTCCCAATTGTCTGAAATCGGCGTCATGCTGCTCATGTTTGGCGTGGGCCTGCATTTCTCGATTGCGGATCTCATGGCGGTCAAACGCATTGCCTTGCCTGGTGCGGTCGTGCAAATGACGCTGGCAACCGTACTGGGCGCCAGTGTGGCCTATTGGTGGGGCTGGACTCTGGGCGAGGGGCTGATTTTTGGCCTGGCGCTGTCATGTGCGAGTACGGTGGTGCTGCTAAAGGCGCTGGAGGCGCGGGGCATCGTCGACAGCATGAACGGCAAAATCGCCGTGGGCTGGCTGGTAGTGGAAGACCTTGCCACGGTCCTGGTGCTGGTATTGATGCCACCGCTGGCCGGCATACTGGGCGGTACCGCTCAGGTGGAAAGCGCCGCCCCGCTGTGGCAAACCATAGGCTTTACCCTCTTGCAGGTTTCATTTTTCATTGCATTCATGCTGGTGGCCGGCAAGCGTTTGTTGCCCTGGTTGCTGTGGCATGTGGCAAAGACCGGCTCACGTGAGTTATTCACCCTGGCGGTGATTGCGGCTGCCATCAGCATTGCGTTTGGCGCAGCCAAGCTGTTCAGCGTGTCCTTTGCCCTGGGCGCTTTCTTTGCGGGCATGGTGATGCGCGAATCCGAATTCAGTCATCGTGCCGCAGAAGAATCCCTGCCCTTGCGCGACTCGTTTGCCGTGCTGTTTTTTGTGTCGGTCGGCATGCTGTTTGACCCCGTGATTCTGGTCAAGGAGCCATTCAGTGTGCTGGCGGTGGTCGCGATTATTATTGTTGGCAAATCCATTGCCGCCATGGCGATCGTGCTGGCATTCCGCTATCCGCTGAATACGGCGCTGACGGTGGCTGCCAGCCTGGCGCAAATTGGCGAGTTTTCCTTCATTCTCGCCGGGCTTGGCATGAGCCTGGGTATCCTGCCCGCCGAGGGCATGAGCCTGGTATTGGCGGGGGCGCTGATTTCGATTGCGCTCAATCCTCTGGTATTTTCTATGGCGAAACCCATCGAAAAATGGCTGCTGAGCTTTTCAAAACTGGCGCGGCATCTCGATCGCCGTACCGACCCGTTTGCCGAACTGCCCATGAGCACCGAACGCAAGCTGCTTGAAGGCCAGGTGGTGCTGGTGGGCTATGGCCGTGTCGGGCGGCGTATTGCCCAGGCATTGACCGAGCAAGGCATACCGTTTGTGATTGCTGAGCAGAACCGTGAGATTGTGGAAGGTCTGCGCAAAAAAGGCATCGCTGCAGTGTCGGGTAATGCCGCCGATCCTGCCGTTCTGGTGCAGGCGCATATTCAGAATGCGTCCATGCTGGTAATTGCCACGCCGGAAACCATCGATTTCCGCAAAATGTCCGAGGCGGCTTCCACCTTGCAACCCAGCATTGAAATTGTGGTGCGCACCCATAATGAAGAGGAATCTACCCTGCTGAGAAAGGATGGCGTAGGCACAGTGTTCTATGGCGAGGAGGAGCTGGCGAAGGGCATGACCAAGCACATACTGGATCGTTTCGTGCAGTCCTAG
- a CDS encoding sigma-70 family RNA polymerase sigma factor, producing the protein MSAHHHATLHALYRDHHGWLSHWLRNKLGCTQQAADLAQNTFMRVLQSRQLMQLQEPRAFLTVLAKRELYTFWRRRDLEQAYLDALAQQPQANQPSPEDMLLIREAIAALDQLLNGLPPKVRQAFLLSRLDGLTHVQIADTMAKSVTTIERYMKQALLHCYLAAR; encoded by the coding sequence ATGTCTGCCCACCATCACGCCACCCTGCACGCACTTTATCGCGACCACCATGGCTGGCTTTCCCATTGGTTGCGAAACAAGCTGGGCTGCACCCAGCAAGCGGCAGACCTCGCCCAGAACACCTTCATGCGTGTACTGCAGTCGCGACAACTCATGCAGTTGCAGGAGCCACGGGCTTTTCTTACCGTATTGGCCAAGCGCGAACTTTATACCTTCTGGCGACGGCGCGACCTCGAGCAAGCTTATCTTGACGCGCTTGCCCAGCAGCCTCAGGCCAACCAGCCATCTCCTGAAGACATGCTGCTGATTCGCGAAGCTATCGCTGCACTGGATCAGCTATTGAATGGCCTGCCGCCCAAGGTCCGGCAGGCTTTTTTGCTGAGTCGGCTGGATGGCCTTACGCACGTCCAGATAGCTGACACCATGGCCAAATCGGTCACCACCATTGAGCGTTATATGAAGCAGGCCCTGCTGCACTGCTATCTGGCGGCTCGATGA
- a CDS encoding dienelactone hydrolase family protein — MLIQSHIVDLPTPTGVMRTYVHRPKGEGRFPAILFYSEIFQQTGPIERAAKIMAGHGYAVLVPEVFHELNPIGTVLAYDDAGRDKGNADKSAKDVQGYDTDNVAMISYLKQQAWCSGDIGAMGFCIGGHLAFRAALQPEIKATACFYATDLHTAVIPNKPGQHSMERLADIKGELLMIWGKQDNHIPTAGRAEVYQKLTEANLSFTWHEFNGQHAFMRDEGERYDPQLANTGYQLALQLFGNTLKKA, encoded by the coding sequence ATGCTGATTCAAAGCCACATCGTTGACCTGCCTACACCCACCGGTGTGATGCGTACCTATGTACACCGTCCTAAAGGCGAGGGTCGCTTCCCGGCTATTCTGTTCTATTCAGAAATTTTCCAGCAGACCGGCCCGATTGAACGCGCGGCCAAAATCATGGCTGGCCATGGTTATGCCGTGTTGGTGCCCGAAGTGTTCCATGAGCTTAATCCGATTGGCACCGTGCTGGCCTATGACGATGCAGGTCGCGACAAAGGCAATGCAGACAAGTCAGCCAAGGATGTCCAAGGCTACGATACCGATAACGTAGCGATGATCAGCTACCTGAAACAACAAGCGTGGTGCAGTGGTGACATTGGCGCCATGGGCTTCTGCATTGGCGGCCATCTGGCATTCCGTGCAGCCCTTCAGCCTGAGATCAAGGCAACCGCCTGCTTCTACGCCACCGATCTGCATACAGCGGTTATCCCGAACAAACCAGGTCAGCACAGCATGGAGCGCCTGGCCGATATCAAGGGTGAGCTGCTGATGATCTGGGGCAAGCAGGACAACCATATTCCGACCGCTGGTCGCGCCGAGGTCTATCAAAAACTGACCGAAGCCAACCTGTCATTCACCTGGCATGAGTTCAATGGCCAGCATGCCTTCATGCGTGATGAGGGCGAGCGCTATGACCCACAACTCGCCAATACAGGCTACCAGCTGGCACTGCAGCTGTTTGGCAACACGCTGAAAAAAGCCTGA
- a CDS encoding TonB-dependent siderophore receptor has translation MTLSYFKPRLIPLAISLTLAGMPAWAEPHSANQTTGLHATHQYDLPADKLDETLIRIARQSGKSIAADPALLKGKSAPAIHGAMTAEQALDKALSGSGLQAVTTEAGFSLKPVATDAGAAVETLPEVSVLAAAEQTATTENSHSYTSNMVSIGKGEQRLRDIPQSLSIVTRQRMDDQNMTTVADAMQQTTAMTVVNYGSNTAGISVRGYGLDVIQIDGIPVQDSQGAWGTSSLDLTTYDRIEVLRGPAGMLQGTGEPGGTVNLVRKRAMADYAIKTSVQGGSWDNYRGEFDVTGALDSEGKVRGRVVAMYQDKKSFIDHDYARKPLIYGTLEFDLTPRTTLSMGATITSMDSRPTFGLPTYADGRVADISRSTYIGSGWDNKHENSNSYFLEAEHKLVSGGELKVRASALERRYGLETSAFGDSYIDAAGNFDRVLLASKGKTSDYGLDAYLTQPFTALGKEHNLLVGLNSRVFNANTAYAQVYGATQNIFTPARSVAKPDFIYEPADVYQTSQTGIYGQTRLQVLDNTKLILGGRLSNWKNESKSSADGDASITHEFTPYAGLVFDINKQYSLYGSYSDIFQPQTALSADKKILKPRTGKQYEVGIKGELQDGKINLHAALFRINDENRAMTDPNNPNYSISAGEVRSQGFESEISGRLLSNWDVMAGYAYTETKYLKADEANQGLVFATATPKHNFKLWNKYRLSEAWAIGGGLNINSGVYASDGTTKWEQGGYTLASAQVSYRIDPHWELSLTGNNLFDKSYYSRMEGWSRQSYFGDPRNVMLTLRGNF, from the coding sequence ATGACACTATCCTATTTCAAACCCAGGCTAATCCCGCTGGCCATCTCGCTAACCCTTGCAGGCATGCCTGCCTGGGCCGAGCCTCACAGTGCCAATCAAACGACGGGCCTGCACGCCACACACCAGTACGATCTGCCAGCGGACAAACTGGATGAAACGCTTATCCGTATTGCCCGGCAAAGTGGAAAGTCCATCGCCGCCGACCCGGCCTTGCTAAAAGGCAAGTCAGCCCCCGCCATTCATGGCGCGATGACTGCCGAACAGGCACTGGACAAGGCGCTCTCCGGCAGTGGATTGCAAGCCGTGACAACAGAGGCTGGTTTTAGCCTGAAACCGGTGGCGACAGACGCAGGTGCTGCCGTCGAAACCCTGCCAGAGGTGTCGGTGCTAGCGGCGGCGGAACAAACCGCCACCACCGAAAACAGCCACTCCTACACGTCCAACATGGTGTCCATCGGCAAAGGCGAACAGCGCCTGCGTGACATTCCGCAATCGCTAAGCATCGTGACGCGCCAGCGCATGGACGATCAGAACATGACCACCGTGGCAGATGCCATGCAACAAACCACCGCGATGACGGTGGTGAATTACGGCAGTAATACCGCCGGCATTTCCGTACGGGGTTATGGGCTGGACGTGATTCAAATTGATGGCATTCCGGTGCAGGATAGCCAGGGCGCATGGGGAACCAGTTCACTCGACCTGACAACTTACGATCGCATTGAAGTGTTGAGAGGCCCGGCAGGGATGCTGCAAGGAACCGGCGAGCCCGGTGGCACGGTGAATCTGGTACGAAAACGCGCGATGGCAGACTACGCGATCAAAACCAGCGTGCAGGGCGGCTCCTGGGATAATTATCGCGGCGAATTTGACGTGACGGGTGCGCTCGATAGCGAGGGCAAAGTGCGTGGACGCGTGGTTGCCATGTATCAGGACAAGAAATCCTTCATTGATCATGACTATGCACGCAAACCGCTTATCTACGGCACGCTGGAATTCGACCTGACGCCGAGAACCACGCTATCCATGGGTGCCACCATTACCAGCATGGATTCCCGTCCGACCTTTGGTCTTCCCACTTATGCGGATGGGCGTGTGGCCGATATCAGCCGTTCAACGTATATCGGCTCCGGTTGGGATAACAAGCACGAGAACAGCAACAGCTATTTCCTGGAAGCGGAGCATAAACTCGTCAGCGGCGGAGAACTCAAGGTACGCGCCAGTGCTCTGGAGCGCCGTTACGGTCTTGAAACCAGCGCCTTTGGCGACTCCTATATAGACGCCGCAGGTAACTTTGACCGTGTTTTGCTGGCCAGCAAAGGCAAAACCAGCGATTACGGTCTGGATGCCTACCTCACCCAGCCATTCACGGCGCTGGGTAAAGAACATAACCTTCTCGTCGGCCTGAACTCGCGCGTGTTTAATGCCAATACCGCCTATGCCCAGGTGTATGGAGCGACACAAAATATCTTCACTCCAGCGCGCAGTGTGGCAAAACCCGATTTTATCTACGAACCTGCCGATGTTTACCAAACCAGCCAAACGGGTATTTATGGTCAAACCCGCTTGCAAGTGCTCGACAACACCAAATTGATACTGGGCGGACGTCTGAGTAACTGGAAAAACGAAAGTAAAAGTTCGGCCGATGGCGATGCCAGCATCACGCATGAGTTCACCCCTTACGCCGGGCTTGTCTTTGATATCAACAAGCAATACTCCTTGTATGGCAGCTACAGCGATATCTTTCAGCCACAAACCGCCTTGAGTGCTGATAAAAAAATCCTGAAACCACGCACGGGCAAACAGTATGAAGTCGGCATCAAAGGCGAATTGCAGGATGGAAAGATTAACCTGCACGCGGCCCTGTTTCGCATCAACGATGAAAACCGCGCGATGACAGATCCCAACAATCCGAATTATTCCATTTCGGCGGGAGAAGTCCGCAGTCAAGGTTTTGAGTCCGAGATCAGCGGTCGCCTGCTTTCAAACTGGGATGTCATGGCAGGCTATGCCTATACCGAAACCAAATACCTGAAAGCGGATGAAGCCAACCAAGGCTTGGTATTCGCCACCGCCACACCCAAACATAACTTCAAGCTCTGGAATAAATATCGGCTTTCAGAAGCATGGGCAATTGGTGGTGGTTTGAATATCAACAGCGGTGTTTATGCATCTGATGGCACCACAAAATGGGAACAGGGAGGATATACACTGGCCTCGGCCCAGGTCAGTTATCGCATAGACCCGCACTGGGAGTTAAGCCTGACGGGGAATAACCTGTTCGACAAATCCTACTATTCACGCATGGAAGGCTGGTCACGGCAGAGCTATTTTGGCGACCCACGAAATGTAATGTTGACCTTGCGGGGCAATTTCTAG
- the pqqA gene encoding pyrroloquinoline quinone precursor peptide PqqA has translation MWIKPEVTEMRFGFEVTMYVCNR, from the coding sequence ATGTGGATCAAACCAGAAGTAACAGAAATGCGTTTTGGCTTTGAAGTGACCATGTACGTTTGCAATCGCTAA
- a CDS encoding DUF5666 domain-containing protein: MMKSCLVIAGLLALPMAAMADTEFYGTIQSKPDNNLGVWVIGDQQIEVNEKTKLEDDHGPLAIGACVEVEHKNGLAKEIESEKTEKCTKPAGKL, from the coding sequence ATGATGAAATCGTGTCTTGTGATCGCAGGTCTGTTGGCTTTGCCCATGGCAGCCATGGCCGATACCGAGTTCTATGGCACCATCCAGAGCAAGCCGGATAACAACCTGGGTGTCTGGGTGATCGGTGACCAGCAGATAGAGGTGAATGAAAAAACCAAACTGGAGGACGACCATGGTCCGCTGGCCATTGGCGCTTGTGTTGAGGTGGAACACAAGAACGGACTGGCTAAAGAAATCGAAAGCGAGAAGACAGAGAAGTGTACAAAACCGGCCGGCAAGCTCTGA